In Spirochaetota bacterium, the genomic window CATATTCGAGTAGCGGGAACGATCGCGTCTAGTAGATGACGAGGTCATCGATATACACGCGATTATCGGACTGGATGTCGCGCTGACGGTATTGCCCGAGCTTGAGATAATGCTGATAGGCATTGTGCATGTTCCTGCCGTTCGCGGTAAGCGCCGTCGCCCCGTTCGTCGTAATGACGATGCTCCCGGAGGCATCGAGCGCCCAGTGTATGACGGCGCGGATGGTCATCCATGTATCGGGAATGACAGGGAAATATCCTATCGCCGTCGAGTTCGGCGAGCCGTATGACAGACCGAGCGCATGTGTGCCGTTGGTAAAGCCGTAGCCGAGCAGAATGGGCGGACTGTTCGCCGGAAATCCGTTCCAGGTCTCCCCGCGCGCCGCATCGGGCTGATCATGCCATTGACCCATGACCCACCAGCGGTTCTTCGGCGCATCGCTCCTGAAATCGGCGCCGATCTTGAAGCACCACTGATAATTGACCGTCGCCCCCGCCGCGAATGGATAATCGACGGCTATCTCCGCGCGTATGCCGTTGTTCTTCAGCGGCTGCCCGGGGATGAGCCGCAGACAGAGCGCGGACCGCGATCCTTCCGTAACGATGGAAATATTATCGATCATCGGCACATCGATGCCGGCGTAGCGCACGAGCGAGGCATCCATTACCGCCGCGAGATATCGCTCCTCATCCGCACGGCTGAACGAGAGTTTCATCCCGATGAATTCCGGGTTGGGCGTCTGCATGCAGGAAAGGCCGGACATGATATGCACAGCTAGGACCACCGACGCAATGGGCGCCCTGTACTTCGTCGCGTTCATACAAACTCCGTTCATCGGTGCGTACCTCGTCATCGACGACGCAGCCGCTGCTCATTTTCTTCAGCAATATGGTAAGTATACGGCATCATCAATGTACGTCAACTGCCGCCAATGAGCTCAAACGATGGGCATCATGAAGGGGCGGATATCGTACCGTTCAGAGGAATTCCCCGCCGATAGTATAGCAGTTCATGCCCGCATCGTATCGACGCCAGCGCACCGACACCTGGCGATGGACCTGCTTATCCAGGAATACCGGCAGTGAAACGGTCACCGTCTCCGACACCGCACACGGGACCGGCACGGTAATGCATATCCCCTTCCAGGAAATATCGACCGAATGCCCGTCCACCCACACACCGTTCGAACCTTTGCACAGAACACTGACGGGGCACTGCATGGCAAGGCGCGGCGCATTCCTTCTGTTCTCAGGCGTTGCGGACATGTCACGTGCATCCGACATGGTATTTCCTTGTATGCTCAGCGATACAGCTCATCATTACCTGTGTTATTATCGGAAAAACCGGACGTTTATCAATAACATATTTCTCGTTGACAACCGCGGGAGAGCGATTATACTGAACGTATGCGACGGATAATGATATCATTCCTTTTCGTAGGTGCCGTGTGCGCGGCGGACACCGATGAAGAAGCGTTCAAGACAGCCGTCAAACAAGGCACAGACCTCTTCTTCGCCGGCAAGGTCCGCGAAGCGATAGCATCGTACGATGCAGCGGCCGAACGATACCCCGATAGAGCGGCGCAGCTGTGGCAGCGCGGTATCGCCTGTTACTACGCAGGCGACCATGCGAGGGGCATACAGCAGTTCGCGGAACACCGCACCGTGAACCCTGACGATGTCGAGAACGCCGTCTGGCATTTCCTGTGTACCGCGAAAGCGGATTCACCTGTCACCGCAAAAAAGAACCTCATCCCGGTAAGCGATGACGACCGTGTGCCGATGAAAGAGCTCCATGCATTCTATGCCGGGACCGGATCGGAAGCCGATGTGTTCCGTGCCGCGGATGATACGAATGCATCCGATACGGACAGGCAGAAGCGGCGGTTCTATGCGCACCTGTACATCGGGCTCTATTACGATGCGCTCGGAAAAGATACCGCGAAGCAGCACCTGAAGATCGCGGCAGGATACGGCTATCCCTTCTTCATGGGACGCATGGCCGTGCTCCACGTGAAACTGCGCGGGTGGTGATGATGCCTGCCTCATCATTTGACAAACGTGCCATCGTCGATTCGTGGTACGATCTCCCTGATGATACGGCAACGGCATCGCTCCTCGCGCGGGCATTCGTCAGGAACGGCGACCGCCTGTCGATCGCCGATGCGTTCGCGGGGGCGCCTATCGTCGCGTACCGCCGCACGCTCACACCGGAGCGTTCACCGGGAGTGCATCGCCATGATTTTTTTGAGATGGTCCTTATCATCGAAGGCGAGGTCATCGAATCGATACACGGGGCCGAATACCGCTTTGCCGCAGGCGATGTCATCTTCCTCGATCATCTCGTCGAACACGCGGTGGTCTCGTTCCCCAAAGGCGCCATCATGGAGATGGGCGTCGCCTTCGCCCCATCCGCCGTTGACGGCTCGCTCGATATACGGACATCACGCGATGTGCTCAGGGCGTTCTCGCTCATAGAGCCGTTCTTCTACCTGCCGGAACTGAAACGCTACGGCATTTCATTGCGGGAAAAGCCCCTCCTGCGCGTGTATACCGCATGGTGCGCGCTCATCCATGCGTTCAGCATGCATGAACAGAACACCCGCTCCGTCACGCATCACTTCGATGCATTGCTCTCGACGCTCGTCGATGAATACCATGCACGATACGCCGCACGCACAGCGGCAACGCCCGTCGCACAAGCCCTGCGGCACCTCAACGGTCATTTCTGCGAAACGCTCGATGTGAAAAGGCTCTGCGCGGTGGCCGGTCTCGGCAAGAGTTCGCTCTATGCGCGTTTCCTGAAAGAGACCGGACGCTCGCCGCTCGATCATATCACGGCATTGCGCATGGCAAAAGCGAAGGTCCTTCTCGCGACAAGTTCGCTCCCGGTGACGCGCATAGCCGCCGAACTGGGATATGATGACACGCAGTATTTCCATCGCGTGTTCAAGAAGTCATTCGGTGTTACACCGCAGGTCCATCGCCGGAAGAACGCAACCCCGTCACGCGCAAGCTGTTCCTGAAGAGCAGTGAGGGACATCACGTGATCGATATCTTATTTCCCCTCATAAATCTCACACGTCGCTCCATAAATCTCCAACCCTGACTGCAGTACGCTCAGCGCCGGCAGAAATTCTATCGCTTTAACTTTTATGGCAGGTTTAGGATTCGTCCACTCATAGATGAGGCATTGTTTCGGTTCGGCATCCCGCTGTACAAGCCATGAATTACTGTTCGTTATCGAAAGCGGGCTGTCCTGTCCGGTCTTCGAGACCATTTCAATGGAAGTGCGTGTCACTATCCGTTCGATCGACGCGTCCGCATATCGTATGACCAATGTGCCGACGATAGTGCCCGGCGTCATCCTGAGCCCTGACGTCGCGGCAAACCACAGCCGCTTCACGGTGCTGTCCACTGTCACTTTCCATCGTCTGTCGGTGATCATGTCAGAAATATTCTTCTGAGAATCCCCGACAGCTGCCGAAAGCTCGATCATATCGCCTGCAGAAAGAGCGGCCGCCATGCTTTTCGCAGCTGCACTCTCGTTCTGCATCGAAAGCACAAAGCCATCCGTCGGTATTGCCGTATTCCCTTTCCCCTTGTTCACGCGGAGTACGACCCCATTGCTCACCGCAACCTCTATCCCGTCATCTTTCGTCCCGGTTAAAGTGCCGAATCCATATTGATACAGCACCGCATTACTGACATTCCGTTTGCTATCCACGAAGTCAACGGGGAATGTATTTCCATTCGCCGACCGTATCGAAAGAACGAACGATCTGGCGCCGCCGATCCAATTATCGCTCGCATCGAGAACAGCGATACGATCGCCATTCCTCATCGACATTAATTTGTCGTACATTTTTGAGCCGACTCCGCCGTGAGCGGAAAGAACAAATCCCCCGTCCGGCACCATCGAATCCTCATTCCTTCCCGTGTCCCGCCCGGCAACGCTCAGCACCACACCATTGCTTGATACCACTGCCTCGACCCCCCAGACATTCGCCTTGGTGGACGCCATCGGGAACATATACAACACCATCTTGTACGCATCACGAAATACATTGCATCCGTCCAACACCACTTTATCATTGCCGTTGATCAGTATCGCTGCCGGTTTTGAATCTTTCTCAAGCGGCGTTCCGCCTGTCACGAGAGGCTCATAGCATACGGGAACGGAAAAGTCGAGTGGAATGCCGGAATGCTGTTCCGGCACCATCGGCGCATCTTTCGGGTAATTGATGGAAAGCGCTGATGCATTCCCCCGGAGAACAATGAGCCTGCACGGATCGATCCCTATCCGCTGCCTGTCATAGAGCATCCGCTTTGTCACAATGACGGCATCCGGCGCACTATTCTCTTCTGCATCTGCATTCGTGGTAAGCGCCCCAGGCGACCATGCCGCCTGCGCGTAGAGAGCGGTCGCCGCATCAGAAGGAGAGAACGCGAAACACTTCGGCACTCCCGCCCAGATCGTACCCATAGTGGGCACTCCCTTACGGGCGCAAAAGCGCACCAAACGGAACGGATAATACCAGGGACTTGCCCATACCGAAAAGCCCTGCTCTTTGAAATAATCTATCGCGGGAAATGTTTCAAACTCCTTTTGATATCTCCAATAATCGATGATGACGTCCTTGGGCAGCTTCGCCAATGCGCCGACGGTATTATACGGCGCTCCGCCATTCGCGGGACCAAGGTTCGTGCCTATGACATTCGTCATGTCCGGGGACAGGAACATATCATGCCAGATGATCATTTTTATCTTCTTTTCGGCAAAGAACCTGTTCATTGTGCTTATATGCCTGACGAGCAGATCGACGGTATCCATCTTTTGTTCAGAAAAATACTTGAACAGCGCCATTGCCTCATCCATTCCGCAATGAAAATACTTCACGGGACCGTACACATCCAGCATCTCGTTCACTATGGGAAAAACGAATTTATCATAGACTTCCGGGTCCTGTATCATGATGCCGCAGTTCGCGGTAAAGGGCGCCTTCTGATATCCGCTTTCCAGATGACCCAACAGATTCAAATATCCTATCGGCTCCAGCCCGAGGCTCCGCCCATATTCAATGATCTCTTTTGCCTGCTGTTTCGAGAAATGAAGATTCGCCGGCCGCACCTTCGCCATGGTCGGGTCGATGTCCAAGATCACTCGTGGACCGAATTCCAATGCAAAATAACGTATCTTCATGCGCGCGAGCAGGTCCAGGTTCTTCTTTAATTCTTCTGCAGTTCCGCCGAACGGCGCTTGTATCATGAATGAACGAATACTTGTCTCAGGCCAGTCATGGACAGCCGCACCCGGATATGCATATCCCTCTGCCGATACTTTCACCCCTTCCCATTTGAGGAGCTGCATCAGGGAATGTACGCCCCAGAAAACGCCCTGCTCGTCATTCGCTTCGATGATAACGCTGCGCCCGGACGCATCGATCGCATATTCCTCAGAACGCGTCAAACGGGAAGACAGCTTGAGCGTAATGGTCGTTGCATTTTTTTGCGGAACAGCGCCTGCATATGCTTTTTCAAGCTCACGTGAGAGCAGCGCCGCGGGCCGTGCAAGTGCTGCGGGTGCTGACACTTTTGGGAGCCCGAGAATGATAAGATCGGACTTGGATGAAATCTCTCGCGGTGCCGGCCAGAATACCGCCGATGGAATAGCTGAGAACGCGGCTGAGAACGCGGCTGAGACCAGACTGAGGGCAAGAAGACCGATATACTTCGTATTCATGAAATATCCTCCTAAATCATATCTGCCGATCATTGCATTCTTCATTCATCTGTGAATAGTATATCTCACACCGCTTATCTGTCTTTTCGTTATATTAGCCTTGTTTGCCTTTTATTAACCCAGCGATTATACTATGAGTATGTATTACATTGAGACCCCGTGTCCGTCATTCCCGCGTCTCACCCATTTCGGCTACGAGGCTCATGCGATACCGTACACATTCCCCCACTACCATCACGGCTATGAAATAATGTATTTTACATCCGGCAGCAGCAGTATCGAGCTCATCGAGGGTTCACCGTCTGTATCTGTGTCGGGAGAGCAGGTACTGATCATCAGCCCGCGCATTGAACACCGCTTTCTGGTCAATGCAAAGAAACTGTCGTATTACTGGCTCGGTATACAGACCTCACGCCGCATCGCGGTCGGGGACGGCCCTGCCGCAGTGATACATCCGCGATACAAGATCGGTCTCGGGCGCATATTAAAAACACGATTCGTTGAGCATATCGACTCCTCGCTTGAGAATATTGCACGAGGGCTTACGCTTAAGGACTATGCGGTTATCGCTGCGCCACCGCAGATCGGATGTATCTTACATGACATGCGTTCTGAAATTGAGAACAAAGGGCTCCTGTTCCAGGAAATAGTCGCTGCAAAAACGGTGGAAATGATGGCGCTGATCGCGCGGTCGTTCAGCGCACCGCCGGCCGATGTCGATGCTATCACAAGAATACAGCAGCATCTTGCGGCGCATCACACCCCGCCCCCGCCGCTTTCGGAACTCGCCGGCATCATCGGGCGGCATCCGGTGTATCTGAGCAAACGGTTCAGATCGGTGACCGGCATGACGATAACCGACTATGCGAATCAGCAGCGCATCAACAGCGCAAAGCGGCTGCTCGTGTCCGGAGAGAGCGTCGGCGATACGGCGGCAAAGCTCGGGTTCGCATCTATCTATTATTTCAGCACACTGTTCAAGAAATACTGCGGCAAACCGCCGTCATCATTCCGCCGCATCCGTGAACGACATTGATCAATGAGCGTAAAAAAGAACACCGTCGCGCGTGAGCCTTTTCTGCAGCACGGATGCCGGAATATCCGCCGGACGGATTTTGTCCAATAGGGAAAGTGCCGCCGCTGTTCCCGCCGCCTGACCGGTAAGCATGCATGTCCCTTGTACACGCGTACTCGAATGTGCCACATGATCGACGGAGATACATCGCCCGCAGACGATGAGATTGGTCACCGTTCTCGGTACGAGCGAACGATACGGGATATCATAGCATTCCCCTTTGATCGCACCGCCGATAGCCTTGCGTCTGCCCTGGGGATCGTGAATATCGATGATATATGAACCCTGCGCGATGACGTCATCAAAACGCGCGCATTCTATCGCTTCACGCCCGGAAAGCACAAAACGTCCGACAAGCCGCCGCGTTTCGCGCACACCGAGCGTGGCAGCGCTTTCAACGGTATAACTTTTCTGGAAACCATCGACAAAGCGTTTCAGAAAGTCGGCGATGAAGAACACCTGTTTCTGCGCGATGATCTCCGCCGCGCTCAGCGAAAGAGCATCGGTCCCGTCCACTGCCGTAACCCGCGACATATTGATGACGTATTCACCGGCGCGCGCCGTCTTAAAGAACAGTATGCGCCCCTGCGGGAGCGGGATATCGTCGCCGTCGATAGTGAACCCCGGCGTGTTCGCATACGGCAGGCGGCCGAATTCCTCTTTCGTAATGCCGATATCGGCGAAGGTAAGCCGCTTGTTGATGAGCCCTTCCGCACGTGCGCCGTCGACATTCGCCATAGTGAACATGGCGGTCACCGGCTGCATGAGACCGCTTGTATCGTATTCACCGTATGCACCATGCTCCTCGTGCACCGTATCAAGCCCGGTCACCGTGAGATTTTTCAGAACACCCGGCTCGCTGCCGACAACGAATTCCTCTTTCGTACGGGCGATAAGATCGCCATCGCCGGTGGCATCGATGAACATACGCCCATCAATGCGTGCCAGACCGGACTTTGTCGCAACAACGATAGCCTGTATCGCATCGCCTTTACGTATCGCATCGATGAACATGGCGTGAAAAAGGATATCAGCACCGCTTTCGGTGACCATATCGAGCGCAACATGCTTGATAATGTGCGGGGAGGAATAGAGATGCTCGGTTCCGGCAGCGAAACGTTTTGTATCGGCAGCAACGCGATCGAGCATTTCCTGCAGTATGCCGCCGAACGGTTTACCGCTTGTCGTATGCGTAGCGCCGATAGGCGTCACAAGCCCGAGTGTCATCATGCCGCCGAGGCAGCCGCTCTGTTCGATGAGAAGCGTTTTCGCGCCTGTGCGGGCGGAAGCGACAGCAGCGGCAATACCGGCAGGGCCGCCGCCAAGCACGACAACATCTGCTGTTTTCAGGATGGGAAGTGATACAGTGTAGGTTTCTTCCATGAAATTATCCTC contains:
- a CDS encoding heparin lyase I family protein, with the translated sequence MNATKYRAPIASVVLAVHIMSGLSCMQTPNPEFIGMKLSFSRADEERYLAAVMDASLVRYAGIDVPMIDNISIVTEGSRSALCLRLIPGQPLKNNGIRAEIAVDYPFAAGATVNYQWCFKIGADFRSDAPKNRWWVMGQWHDQPDAARGETWNGFPANSPPILLGYGFTNGTHALGLSYGSPNSTAIGYFPVIPDTWMTIRAVIHWALDASGSIVITTNGATALTANGRNMHNAYQHYLKLGQYRQRDIQSDNRVYIDDLVIY
- a CDS encoding PilZ domain-containing protein, which encodes MSDARDMSATPENRRNAPRLAMQCPVSVLCKGSNGVWVDGHSVDISWKGICITVPVPCAVSETVTVSLPVFLDKQVHRQVSVRWRRYDAGMNCYTIGGEFL
- a CDS encoding tetratricopeptide repeat protein — its product is MISFLFVGAVCAADTDEEAFKTAVKQGTDLFFAGKVREAIASYDAAAERYPDRAAQLWQRGIACYYAGDHARGIQQFAEHRTVNPDDVENAVWHFLCTAKADSPVTAKKNLIPVSDDDRVPMKELHAFYAGTGSEADVFRAADDTNASDTDRQKRRFYAHLYIGLYYDALGKDTAKQHLKIAAGYGYPFFMGRMAVLHVKLRGW
- a CDS encoding AraC family transcriptional regulator encodes the protein MPASSFDKRAIVDSWYDLPDDTATASLLARAFVRNGDRLSIADAFAGAPIVAYRRTLTPERSPGVHRHDFFEMVLIIEGEVIESIHGAEYRFAAGDVIFLDHLVEHAVVSFPKGAIMEMGVAFAPSAVDGSLDIRTSRDVLRAFSLIEPFFYLPELKRYGISLREKPLLRVYTAWCALIHAFSMHEQNTRSVTHHFDALLSTLVDEYHARYAARTAATPVAQALRHLNGHFCETLDVKRLCAVAGLGKSSLYARFLKETGRSPLDHITALRMAKAKVLLATSSLPVTRIAAELGYDDTQYFHRVFKKSFGVTPQVHRRKNATPSRASCS
- a CDS encoding glycoside hydrolase family 20 zincin-like fold domain-containing protein, which gives rise to MNTKYIGLLALSLVSAAFSAAFSAIPSAVFWPAPREISSKSDLIILGLPKVSAPAALARPAALLSRELEKAYAGAVPQKNATTITLKLSSRLTRSEEYAIDASGRSVIIEANDEQGVFWGVHSLMQLLKWEGVKVSAEGYAYPGAAVHDWPETSIRSFMIQAPFGGTAEELKKNLDLLARMKIRYFALEFGPRVILDIDPTMAKVRPANLHFSKQQAKEIIEYGRSLGLEPIGYLNLLGHLESGYQKAPFTANCGIMIQDPEVYDKFVFPIVNEMLDVYGPVKYFHCGMDEAMALFKYFSEQKMDTVDLLVRHISTMNRFFAEKKIKMIIWHDMFLSPDMTNVIGTNLGPANGGAPYNTVGALAKLPKDVIIDYWRYQKEFETFPAIDYFKEQGFSVWASPWYYPFRLVRFCARKGVPTMGTIWAGVPKCFAFSPSDAATALYAQAAWSPGALTTNADAEENSAPDAVIVTKRMLYDRQRIGIDPCRLIVLRGNASALSINYPKDAPMVPEQHSGIPLDFSVPVCYEPLVTGGTPLEKDSKPAAILINGNDKVVLDGCNVFRDAYKMVLYMFPMASTKANVWGVEAVVSSNGVVLSVAGRDTGRNEDSMVPDGGFVLSAHGGVGSKMYDKLMSMRNGDRIAVLDASDNWIGGARSFVLSIRSANGNTFPVDFVDSKRNVSNAVLYQYGFGTLTGTKDDGIEVAVSNGVVLRVNKGKGNTAIPTDGFVLSMQNESAAAKSMAAALSAGDMIELSAAVGDSQKNISDMITDRRWKVTVDSTVKRLWFAATSGLRMTPGTIVGTLVIRYADASIERIVTRTSIEMVSKTGQDSPLSITNSNSWLVQRDAEPKQCLIYEWTNPKPAIKVKAIEFLPALSVLQSGLEIYGATCEIYEGK
- a CDS encoding AraC family transcriptional regulator codes for the protein MSMYYIETPCPSFPRLTHFGYEAHAIPYTFPHYHHGYEIMYFTSGSSSIELIEGSPSVSVSGEQVLIISPRIEHRFLVNAKKLSYYWLGIQTSRRIAVGDGPAAVIHPRYKIGLGRILKTRFVEHIDSSLENIARGLTLKDYAVIAAPPQIGCILHDMRSEIENKGLLFQEIVAAKTVEMMALIARSFSAPPADVDAITRIQQHLAAHHTPPPPLSELAGIIGRHPVYLSKRFRSVTGMTITDYANQQRINSAKRLLVSGESVGDTAAKLGFASIYYFSTLFKKYCGKPPSSFRRIRERH
- a CDS encoding FAD-dependent oxidoreductase, whose protein sequence is MEETYTVSLPILKTADVVVLGGGPAGIAAAVASARTGAKTLLIEQSGCLGGMMTLGLVTPIGATHTTSGKPFGGILQEMLDRVAADTKRFAAGTEHLYSSPHIIKHVALDMVTESGADILFHAMFIDAIRKGDAIQAIVVATKSGLARIDGRMFIDATGDGDLIARTKEEFVVGSEPGVLKNLTVTGLDTVHEEHGAYGEYDTSGLMQPVTAMFTMANVDGARAEGLINKRLTFADIGITKEEFGRLPYANTPGFTIDGDDIPLPQGRILFFKTARAGEYVINMSRVTAVDGTDALSLSAAEIIAQKQVFFIADFLKRFVDGFQKSYTVESAATLGVRETRRLVGRFVLSGREAIECARFDDVIAQGSYIIDIHDPQGRRKAIGGAIKGECYDIPYRSLVPRTVTNLIVCGRCISVDHVAHSSTRVQGTCMLTGQAAGTAAALSLLDKIRPADIPASVLQKRLTRDGVLFYAH